AATTTCATCAATACTCTTTCGCTGTCTTCCAGTAATTTTATCTAAAATGTTTACATTAGTGTAAATGTGGTTTATTTCAATGGGGTAAGTCATATCTAGTACCTTCATTGCCCCACATTTTTGAATAATACTATTTTGAGTTTTTTGACGAATGTCTGCAACTAGGTTATCAATATTTTGAAATTTGGGTATGTCAATAACCTCTTGAGTAGCTATCTCAAGAATTCCACAAATTTTAGCAAAATTTTCTTTTTCTACAGGTTTACGAGCAAAAAAACTATGAATAGTACCTGAAGATAGATAAATTTGACTTGCTAAAAATTCTTTAGTCCAGCCTTTTAATTCTAAAGCTTTTTGAGCAATTTTAGAGCCTTCAGTTGATAATTGAGATGACCGTTTAGACATAATTATTACTTTGTTTAATGAACTATTTGACTATAACTTGTCTTTTTAGAAACTTTCTCTAAGATATCTATGACTTGTCTCTAAGTTGTCTCTAAGATCATTAATCTTTCTTTTTAAGGAAGTAAATACCTTTATGCGTCGCCTGCTAGTCAAATCAATCAATGGGCAATGAGCTTTTGGTTGCCCTAGTTTTCGCATACAATAGCGATATCACCGAATCATCCGGTGCGATAGCGTTGATATGCAGCACACAACTGCGGCTAAGAGGCTGATTATAAAAAATCTATTAAATATTTATTTGTATGGTTGAGCCTATTTCTATTACAGCACTTTTTGGCTATGCTAAAGGAATTTCCGATATTTCAATAAAAATAGCTCAGGCTTTAAAAATAGTAGATTCTATTGAAAGTAGACTTGAGCTATTAATACAAGTAGAGTTAAATGCTGCTTTAAAAACACTTCGTCAAGCATTAAATTCTTCAAGTCAACAACAAATCCTTCTTATTAATGATGCCAGAGATGGTTTTACTAAAGCTACTTGCATTGAAAAACAAGAGCGACTTTTTTATGCTTATTTAGGACTAGGTATTTGTCATTATTTACTGAAGGATGTGAATAATTTAAAAATGGCTTTTATAGAACTTGGTAGAATCAGCATAAGTGAAGATTTTTACATTAAAAAAATTGATTCATATCAGGGATTTAATAAATATAGCCTTGCTATGTTCATAAGTTCATTTAATCTAGCGAAAGCTTTACCTTTAATAAGAAGTTTACCTGAGATTTGGTCTTATAGAAAAAATATAAAAACCTTTAAAAAAAACGGAAAATATAAAAATGATTTAAGCATTGATGATTTACTTAGAAAAGTAGAAACAGAGGAAAAGAAATTTCTATCTCTCAAAAAATTTGATAACACAGAGATTATTTTAAAATCATTAGAACTGATAAATATACAAAAACAATGCCTTGAAATAGCAAGTAGACTCTAATATTAATACTTTTTAGGAATTTTATAGGGTTCTTCTTGGGCGTTTAGCAGAGATCATTGCTATCTATTTTAGTAGAAAATGCTACGAACAGCATTATTCCATTGGCTGATTAAACTTGCTTATGTTTGTAGCGCAGTGGACACTTGGAAGTACAATCCGCACCAATAGGATTTGCTCATCTTGCACCTGGACTGACTATCTATACCATCTTCTATACCCCTGTTGATAATCAACAAGACGGAGAGGAAACCTCTACCTGTGATTTAGAGTCTGCCGTACAGTCATGGGATTCTGCATCATGCACATGAATAAATTTTTTCAAATGATATAAACTAATTTGAAATAGAATTACTAAACCAAGCAAGCTGTTGACCAATTCCTAATCCTATAAGAGGAATTTCAACTGTATAACCAACTTCTTGCAGAAGTGGTACTAAATATTCTCTGTATTTTTTCCCAGCGAAAAATCGAACTGTACCTTTTTGTGGAAAGACTTGCAAAATTTCTTTAAACACTTTTTCTGACCACTGTTTACGCTCAGTAGCTTTCATATTGTTCAAAGTTAACTCATAAGGTTCAATAACTAGGTCTGTGTGTAGTAAACCATATTTAGCTGAAACAATGTACCAGTCCCACTTCTGCTGTTCAACATAAGCTCTGGCTTTTCTGAACCAAGGGGATTTATATAAATCTTTAGCAGAATTGGGCTGATTCTGTTTCAAACTTACACAAGCAACAATAGTAATACTAGACATAATGTTAATTAGCCTAAAAATTGAGCATTTGGGACTGTTTCCATAAATAGAAGGTGCGCTGCTATTAAATCATTTTCTAGTTCCAATCGCTGATGAGGCACCCATGAGTTATTGATTACCCAAGAACATTCTAAAATTCCAGCATTTGCAAAGACTTGTCCTTGTTCTGTTTTAGGGTTTTGTACTTTACCTAAATGATTAGTTAGTCGAGCTTGAATTATTCCTTGTCCAATGTAGATTAGTTCTGGTTGATAACAACTCCGAATGCGGTAAAGTCCCAATGAATTTTTAGCAAGAGATGTTAATCCTGCTAAAGTAAGCGGAACCCAATCAGACCATTGATGACCACACCAGTAATTACTTTGCAAATCTTTTTGCAATTCTGCAAGAGGAGATATACCAGGAAGATGACTTTGTTCTAACTCTGATATCAGCCCACCCCTTAAACGCTTTCCTGCTTGTACTAGCTTAGAGTTATTGGAAGTAGACATCCGATATCCGACAGGCATTCTGCCAAAATTTACTGTGGGAGATTGACTGTACTTTTGTCGATAAAGGCTAATTGCTAAAGCTTCCAATCCCTTGCGCCACGATGTTGTTCCTTGAACAGGCAGTACGGATACTTCAAACTCACAATTAGAGCTATGGCGTAAAGCCCAAAGTGCTGGAGCCGCAGTGTGAGGGTCACGATAGGGCATATCCTGTCCGTAAACTCCGCGTAGCATTCCCAATCGCTTTTTCAGGGTCATTGTACCTTCGCCAGTTTGCCCTATGTAGTCAAGATCATCTCTATTAACCCGGCGGATTCTATAAAGTCCAGGTAAATTTGGTATGAGTGACCCACGCCAGCATCCATTTAATGGCTGCCAAGAAGACCACGAAAAAATTTGCTCTACTTGAAGCATTAAGACTGTACTTTATTAAGTCATACATTTCTAGTATTCCCAAATCAAATACTGTTGGACATGAATGGCTCATGGAAACAGTTCTTTGTATTCGGTGTAAGCCTGCTTCCAGCCCTTACCATTTTTCTCCACTCCCCAAAGGGTTTGAATAATTTGAGTCTGCGACATCTTCTTGTCCATCATCTGTTTAACGATGCTTGTCAGTTGAGATGGAGTCAATTCTGCGGGAGTGTAGCGAGTTTCGGTATCGTTTCCGGTATCGCTTGCAAGAGTCTGAGAATCGCAGTTTTCTGGGATGGTATCACTGATTCCGGTATCGTTATCGGTATCGATACCAAACGATTCCTTTTCCTCAAAAGCCTTATCAGTCGGTTGGTATCGGTCGGTATCGCTTGGGGTAGGCGATAGGGTAGGTGGAGGTGCATCTGGTATCACCCAATTGTCATTAATCCATGCTCTAGCCTGATTTAGAAACTCATCCGGTGCAAGAGAGTCAGGTGATTCTCTATCGGTGATATCAGCGCAATCACTTATATACTCTGGAAAATACTGAAGCAGTGTCCGCGCCGGATCTGGTTGAAGGGAGTGAGGATTAACCTCAGTTTTTAACCACTCTGGAATCGTGCCAATTTCACCCTGAGCAACTGGCTTATCAAAACTGTCTGGGTCTGCCAGAAAGTAACGCCCAGTGGATAGCGAGATTGACTTGAGTGGAGACAGCTTTTTACTCGTGGCCTCACAGCCAATAAAAGTAGCCCCACTTTTGAAAGTATCGCCAAAACCTGCGGTGTTTTTCGTCCCCACCCAAGATGTGAGATTCTTTCCATGCAACACAACGAAAATTTGTGCGCCCTTCTTACTGGCACGAGTGAACAAAAAACGAATGATCCATTGCTTCTGCTCATCGCTGAGATAATCAGACAAAGCCACAGCTTCATCAATCACCAAAATAATATCTATGTAACTATTTTGGTTGGCGTTGTCCATCTCCCTTAAATATTGGTACAAATCGCCGGCAACCTTAGCATCAGCCTTTGCACCATCTACTTGGGGGTAACTAAGTCTGCATACTAAGTGATGGCATTGAAACGGGTATATATCATCACCTGCACTAAAGTAGTGAATCTTAGTATTTGGCTCAAGTGCTTTACTGAGGATGGCTAGAATCGCCATTAATGTACCCTTACCACCGCGCTGATTACCAGCAATCACCGTGATTTGGTCACGGATGCACTTGGCGATGTCAAAACCACTGTTTGTTAATGCGTCAATAATTGCGATCGCTCGGTGGTGTAGCGGTAACGCCAAGACCGCTTGAATATCTGGTGCTATTGCCTGTGCAGCAGGTTCAGTCTTTGGGGGACTAGGCAACTGGACAAAATGCGGTTGTGGCAGTTCAACAAACTTGGGTGAAGGCAGCTTTGGTTGTGGCAGTTGGGATTGTTGCTGAATGAGAGTAACTTGTGCATGGTCAATTCTGGGGTCAGGGGCCACCTGTGCCAGATGTTTGCACAACTGCTCAACAGTAGGAAATGCGCCTCTATAAGTGGTGAAGTTGTCCAGTAGCCACCTGTAAGCATAGAAACGCTTGCCTGCTTCTACACTCGTGAGAAAATCGGTGAGAGTGTTGGTGTACTGCCGCAGCATCACAAATTCACTACGCTCTGTGGGTGTAAGGTGGTTCATTAAATCTACAATTTCATTCGAGCCATTCAACCATTCGGCTCTCGCTTCGCTGTCGCCCATTGCCGCCAAAAATTCTAGGAAGTTACCCCGCATAAAGGGAATGGGAGCAAAGCAGTGGGAATCGGTCATATCTTGTACCACTGACCAAGCGTAACCCAGACCCGCAACTAACGCACCGATGGGGGCGAGTGGGGAGGTGGCATAACAAACAGCCCCAATTGATGCCGTTGCTAGAGTAACGCATTTAGCTAGGTTCATCCCCGCCCTTTCAGTTTTGGCACGAACCAATAATTGATCCAGCCTTTCTACTAGCCAAGGGGCGATGTTACCCGCTTCCAAATGTTCAATGCAGGGATAGTCAGCCCGTAATGAGGCAGTTTCCTTTGTGGCAAGTTGCGGTACTGGTTGATGAATATCGGGTGAAAATTCCATAGTTTTCTCCAATTAAAAGCTCTGGCGCAGAGGTGCAGGAGAGAGGTTACTGTCAATCCCCCCTGCTCCGAATGGCACGCTCGTTAAGCTGAAGGGTATGCAGCGTAAGAATTACAGAGGGGCAGGGGTGCAGAGGGGAATTTCTATTTCTTGCGAACGCACAGCATAAAACTTCTTCTTTCTCCCCTGCTCCCTTGCTCCAAAGCTTACTTAGTTAGTCGCCAAATTGTGTAACCGATTTCGCCTGCCATCATCGTGGTGAAGTTATAAGCCAAACACCCCAAAATTTGTCCAGGGTCACTGTAGGCGAAGGGATTGCGACCAAAAAACGTTGTCGTTAAGTCGAATATCCAGAAAAACAGTGCGATTGCGCCTCCGGCATGGCGTTCTTTCATACCAGCAACCTTATAGTCACGCCACAGTGCGGTAGTCAGGTCAATGTTTGCACTCGGCTTGCTACCAAGGGTGTACTGTTTGGATTCTTCAAACTCGGCTTTGGCTTGGTCTGGGCGTTTACCCCGTAAGCTCCGGGCTTCCATTACCTGAACTAAAGCCGATATGCCAAGTGAAAGCCAGAAAAATAGATTAAACGGTAGCGTTAGCCAGCCAAACCAACCAATCCAAGTTGTTTCAAACCAGGAAAACATCGGAATGCCTTGAAAGAGGGTCTGCCAAATTCCATCAGAACTGAGGAGTGTACCAAGAAAGAACCCCATTGCGCCGAGTATTTTTGTGCCGGATGAGCCTGGGGTAACAAACTGAGCGAAGATGTGGGTAATGAAGGTCACGGGCAGGGCAATGATATCAACAATCCATTGCGCTAAGATTTCAGCGTAATTAGTGACTCTTTTGTTGCTGGTTTTTGAGGAAGTTGCAGCTGTTGAGTGTGAATCAGAAGGTGGCTTATATTCTGCACTTTTCATGATTTATTATTCTCCAATTGGGGTGAGAGATTGCAGACATTTTTGTAGTGATACTTCCAAAGCCAACGGCGTTCTGCTATCTGCCCTATACAGCGACCTCCTGAGTCATAAACATAAACTAGTTCATCCTCTTGGTAATAGCTGGTGTCTGGTCTTGGGTTGCGTTTTGGGTTGTCTAAATAGCCTCTAATTCTGAGTTTTAAACTTGTCGGTAATATGCCAGTAGAGTTCAGTTTGTCGCTGGTCAGTTTGCGTTGTTCTATGCGTGAACGTTCAACAGATTCTCTAGCTTCTAAGTTCGACACAGCAGAGAAAGTGTAGAACTGCTGAGGCAATTTGATAAACATAGGTGCAGCAATCAAACCCAAACCCAGTAGCCCCAGCATGGCTTGTTTTTGGTACTTCATTGCTGAGTTTTTAATTGGTTGATGATTGCTTCCGCTAGTCCTAGATGGTCGCCTATTGGCGTGTACTGATACAAATCCTCTTGCAGTTTTTGGATAGTATCAGCCGATTCTGACAGTAAATATTGTCCCTGTGTAGCAATTTCAGTAGCGATTAAGTTTTCAGTTATCGCTTTCAAAAAATGCAGTTTTTCAATGCGATTAATCCCTTCGAGGCAAGAACCATAAGTATCTTGCAACCAGTCTAAATAGGTTCCATCTCCAGGCGTTAGAGCGCAGTAGTACCCTAATGGTTTCGTCATGATTTACAATCCTTATGTCGTTTATCGTTATGCGGCGGTAGACACATAGGTAGGGCGATTGCAATGATTCGCAGTCCGTGCAATCGCTCTCCCATCACTGAAAAAATCCTTCAGTAGAAACATCAACGGTTGAAGCTGCGGCCGAACATTGCAGAGTATTGAAAAATTGGCTGACATCCCCAAGAGTCACGTCACAATCAAAGTTCAACCTTTGATACTGTGGATGCTGTCGAATTTGTGTTAGTAATTGTTGGGCTTGTGCAACTAATTCTGGCAGTGGTTGAGTATTCATTTTTCACCTCAAAAAATCGATAACTGCAATGATTCCAGGCTGATAACACTCGCATTGGTACTCATACCTGACACTTCGTAACAGCTAGTAGTCAAAGCCTTGTAATTCAGCAATAAATCAACCTTTTTTCGTTGTCCAGGCAGAGGGCGAAAATGGTACTTTGGATGCTGAATTGTGCCTGTTTTATAGAGGTATTGATAGAGTGTTCTATCAATCTGGTAGACTTTTGAATTGGTTAGTAGGGTTGAGTCATAGACTATGTTTAGGTTATTCATGGCTACCTCTTAAAGACTTAACAAGAGTGTCGCCGTAGTTAACCAACAGGATGCTAAATAGCTGAGAGTAAGTGTTGATTCCTGTCTGTTCAATGATTTCTTTGGCTAATGGTAAATGCTTTTCGTCTAGGACTACACGCGTTTGACTCATAATTTAAGACTCCTCATCAAAGCCTGACCTTTCGGCTTCTCTATTGTTTGTGTTTGTTCAATTGGTGTGATTTCTGTCAAATTTTGTGGCTGTTGAAGAACAGGTTTTGTTAGAGGTGTTTGAAAACTGGTTACATTGCCTGCCAAGTATTCTGAAATTAATAAATTTGTGGCAGAAGCTATATTGATTCCTCGAGATAACCCGTATTGTGACAACCAATCATGATGACGTTTATCTAGTCTCACTCTCGTTTCGCTTGTCTCAATTTGTGACAAATCAGAGAGTTTCAAGTCCCATTTATGTTTGATTGCATCCAACAGTAGATTTACGGTATCACTCAGCTTTGAATAGTTAAGTGAAAGTCTGATTCCCTCTACTTTGGCGGCAACCAAAACCGCTAAACGTACTTGCATTTCTTTACATAGCCAGTAGTGCAGTAATGTTGGACAAATGAGGGTCAACTGGAATATAAAACCCAGGTTTTGCACTCAATTTATGGCGTACTAAATTGGCACATCCACCAATCAGCATGATGTTGGTGACATCTGCCAAGTAATCGTTAGCAGCTGTAGTAATGCTGTCCATCAGTCCGTTAAACCAGTTTTCTAACAAGCCAGGGAAGACTGAAGAAAAATCATACTTGCGCCCGTAGGTGAGGGAGCCGTCAGCAATGGCATCCATCATTTTGGCGACCTTAAAGGCAACGTTATCGCGCTTGGCATAACTCTGCATGAGGTCAGAGTTGATGATGTCGTTAGCCAGGGAGACACCACCCACCTTGGGGATGGAACGACGGGTGAGAATTTCACCACCGGGAGTCATGACAACATAGTTAGTCGTGCCGCCGCCGATGTCGATGCCGAGTGTATCGCCTTCCATATCCAGCAAGCTTTTTTTATAACCGTTAACTACAGCCACATCGGTTTCTAGGTAAAACTCAACATTCTTGATGCGGTGTTTATAGGTTCTGCCATTGACTGTAACTTGATGCTCTGCAATCAAAGTTTGACGGATAGCATCTTCATCCCAGTGATTGCGCTCTGGCACTAAGAACCGGACATTACCCTCAAAATCTTGCCTTAGTCCTGCCAGGGTGAAAGGTTTAACAAATTCCGGTAACTGCTTTCCTCGCTCGGCGGCGGTTTGTGGGTTTTTCTGCTTGGTGGCGCGTTCTCCGAGAACTAATACTTTGTTGTCTAGTTTGACGCTGGGTGAATCATCTGTATCTAAGTCTCTAGCACTGGTATAGGTTACGTCTTGAAAGACTGAGCGCATCACGCGGGGTTTTTCACCTTTGAGGGCAGTAATGCTGGTGAAGTTGCCAATATCTGCAAAGTAAATGTTGTACACTTGCTTTCTCCTATGAAGCTAGTAGCAACCGCATTACATATATATAGATGCGGCTGTTGCTAACCTTTGATGGAGTGTAGGAATGTCGGTTGAGGCTTTCGCACGCACTTATCTTGATTTTCGGATGAATTACTTTATTTAGAAGCGTTTACGTTTATTTAAAGGCTAATAATCTTTCTAGCAACATATTTATCCTAGATGTGGTTTTTTACGCCTTTTATCGTCCGTCTTGCGCTCACATCTATAGATTAACACCTTTTCTGGATTAATCCGTTAATCCGTTAATGGATTTATATACTAATAAGTTATAGATTCATACGTAGGATAAAGTAATATTTATCTGATGGATTTATCCGGTAAACCGATATAAACTTTATGGAGAATGAGAAACAGTATTTAAGAACGAAGATAGATAAGAAGTTACACAAGGAATTCAAAAAACTCTGTACTGACCTAGAGGTGACGATGGAACAGGTTACG
Above is a genomic segment from Tolypothrix sp. PCC 7712 containing:
- a CDS encoding DUF6884 domain-containing protein, translating into MSSITIVACVSLKQNQPNSAKDLYKSPWFRKARAYVEQQKWDWYIVSAKYGLLHTDLVIEPYELTLNNMKATERKQWSEKVFKEILQVFPQKGTVRFFAGKKYREYLVPLLQEVGYTVEIPLIGLGIGQQLAWFSNSISN
- a CDS encoding GIY-YIG nuclease family protein, with product MLQVEQIFSWSSWQPLNGCWRGSLIPNLPGLYRIRRVNRDDLDYIGQTGEGTMTLKKRLGMLRGVYGQDMPYRDPHTAAPALWALRHSSNCEFEVSVLPVQGTTSWRKGLEALAISLYRQKYSQSPTVNFGRMPVGYRMSTSNNSKLVQAGKRLRGGLISELEQSHLPGISPLAELQKDLQSNYWCGHQWSDWVPLTLAGLTSLAKNSLGLYRIRSCYQPELIYIGQGIIQARLTNHLGKVQNPKTEQGQVFANAGILECSWVINNSWVPHQRLELENDLIAAHLLFMETVPNAQFLG
- a CDS encoding plasmid segregation protein ParM domain-containing protein — translated: MYNIYFADIGNFTSITALKGEKPRVMRSVFQDVTYTSARDLDTDDSPSVKLDNKVLVLGERATKQKNPQTAAERGKQLPEFVKPFTLAGLRQDFEGNVRFLVPERNHWDEDAIRQTLIAEHQVTVNGRTYKHRIKNVEFYLETDVAVVNGYKKSLLDMEGDTLGIDIGGGTTNYVVMTPGGEILTRRSIPKVGGVSLANDIINSDLMQSYAKRDNVAFKVAKMMDAIADGSLTYGRKYDFSSVFPGLLENWFNGLMDSITTAANDYLADVTNIMLIGGCANLVRHKLSAKPGFYIPVDPHLSNITALLAM